A genomic stretch from Primulina huaijiensis isolate GDHJ02 chromosome 14, ASM1229523v2, whole genome shotgun sequence includes:
- the LOC140956512 gene encoding protein EARLY FLOWERING 5-like isoform X1 — MVKTTKGGKTMNPTDAYRKEIRKKELKRNKKERKKVREVGILKKDPESLREQIQNLEAMKADGALDKARKHKKRQLEDTLNLVIKKRKEYEDKAKEKGEATVMFSHLGPVRRRTTAEDEERVNHPRPEDSVYYHPTLNPSGAPPPGKPPMFKSSIGPRIPLAEASESNTISSSKPESEDAALSAPTFPSPPPPLPISDLDSGDGSVVPAGLPLPPPPPMPPKPANTDVTTILPPPPLPPPPPPGPPPKELLAVRPPFPPPPPNHQSFQPPPPGTFGSEKPAKSEDSATGNSNQKPTVLPPPPPLPGLSSKSGNNQPGESVTKATSEGKDFLNMVPPPPSIRQQPLVPGAPMQPNLQPDVPPPGILRFPPPPPPNGMRPPLSTPGLAGQPVPPGVLVPLLPMPPFGPPPGPPLMMRPPLPPGPPPIAQDDFVARMPAPQKPSYVKSAASTVVKKPLAQHTPELTAMVPASVRVRRESALPKPKSKSSAVLPTNRPIASPSTKQESISSSSATKPQSIDDSYTAFLEDMKALGALDS; from the exons ATGGTGAAGACAACTAAGGGTGGAAAAACCATGAATCCAACCGATGCTTATCGGAAAGAGATTCGTAAAAAGGAATTGAAGCGG AATAAAAAGGAAAGGAAGAAGGTGCGGGAAGTTGGGATCTTAAAGAAGGATCCAGAGTCGCTGAGAGAGCAAATTCAAAATCTGGAAGCGATGA AAGCAGATGGAGCCTTGGACAAAGCTAGAAAGCACAAAAAGCGGCAACTTGAGGATACACTGAATCTTGTGATCAAGAAGAGGAAG GAATACGAAGATAAAGCAAAGGAAAAAGGTGAAGCAACTGTCATGTTCAG CCATTTGGGACCTGTTAGAAGGCGAACTACTGCAGAGGATGAAGAAAGGGTCAATCATCCCAGACCTGAA GACTCTGTATATTATCACCCTACTCTAAATCCTTCTGGAGCTCCTCCACCTGGGAAACCACCAATGTTTAAGTCCTCCATAG GACCCAGGATCCCTTTAGCAGAAGCTTCAGAAAGTAATACTATATCTTCATCAAAGCCCGAGTCAGAGGATGCCGCTTTATCAGCCCCGACTTTTCCATCTCCACCACCTCCTTTGCCTATTTCCGACTTAGATTCTGGAGATGGTTCTGTTGTTCCTGCAGGTTTGCCTTTGCCACCGCCACCCCCCATGCCTCCAAAGCCTGCAAATACAGATGTTACCACGATATTGCCTCCACCACCGTTGCCTCCGCCGCCTCCTCCTGGTCCACCTCCAAAAGAACTGCTTGCTGTTCGTCCTCCTTTTCCTCCTCCCCCACCCAATCACCAATCTTTTCAACCACCTCCTCCTGGTACTTTTGGAAGTGAGAAGCCGGCAAAATCAGAAGATTCAGCCACCGGGAATTCAAATCAG AAGCCTACTGTTCTTCCTCCACCACCTCCACTACCAGGGCTGTCTTCAAAGTCTGGAAATAATCAACCGGGTGAATCTGTAACAAAAGCTACTTCCGAGGGCAAAGATTTTCTAAACATGGTTCCTCCCCCGCCATCAATAAGGCAACAACCATTAGTGCCTGGAGCTCCCATGCAGCCAAATTTGCAGCCTGATGTACCACCTCCAGGAATTTTGCGCTTTCCGCCGCCGCCGCCCCCAAATGGCATGCGCCCTCCTCTGTCCACCCCAGGACTTGCCGGACAACCTGTTCCACCCGGAGTCTTGGTGCCATTGTTACCAATGCCACCTTTTGGACCTCCTCCTGGTCCTCCACTAATGATGCGACCACCACTTCCACCTGGCCCACCTCCCATTGCGCAAGATGATTTTGTTGCTAGAATGCCTGCTCCCCAGAAGCCATCTTATGTTAAATCTGCTGCTTCAACTGTTGTAAAGAAGCCTCTGGCACAGCATACCCCTGAGCTTACAGCTATG gtTCCTGCCTCTGTACGCGTCAGGAGAGAGTCTGCGCTCCCAAAACCGAAGTCAAAATCATCAGCTGTTTTACCCACTAACCGGCCTATAGCATCACCCAGCACAAAACAAGAATCCATTTCATCCTCTTCTGCAACAAAGCCCCAAAGTATTGATGACTCATACACTGCATTCTTAGAGGACATGAAAGCCCTTGGTGCACTTGATAGTTGA
- the LOC140957153 gene encoding protein LEO1 homolog: MEKRQIMQNLFGDQSEDEKVESEHESHQSSHREKDWGANPENEHQDKIQGEAELPSESVPKNLGHCQGKSSRSPGIEKDVDPAVLSASVICDVFGDTKSDEKAEDGGHNQIDKVENRLPVDKKCYANVAPDENATYESQAEHAESKLKVKDVDAAERFPLVFEIPSRPHSVCADEMATFNISNIIGVDPKPFDPSTYVEENYYVTDTSGTKRHLPFTNIIRWRQVIGPDGKISLESNARFVTWSDGSLQLLIGNESFDVSEQAVEDIQSHLFIKLNHEKGIYQSQGRISRNMRFMPSSLSSNSHHVLTAMVNSRNKKFNKVKQYVTDVDPEFLAEEQMRVEKQMMKSDKQLKGKKKKTAKKYTAKGHKGKGLAPEYLEDAIDKNHYESELSDDLHHFGLDQEKEAAAEKRLFIAKKKFVEGPNDPARENAELKDGLKGRKAEGSISHEMIKEVQEEHEEIFEDSEDDATAEGMELRSGRKKQYIESDEESPTRRIATRCHGYSLLMETGLVY; the protein is encoded by the exons ATGGAGAAGCGTCAGATCATGCAAAACTTGTTTGGTGACCAATCAGAGGATGAGAAAGTTGAGTCAGAACATGAATCACATCAGTCAAGCCAT CGTGAAAAGGACTGGGGGGCCAACCCTGAGAATGAACACCAAGACAAAATCCAAGGAGAGGCTGAGCTACCAAGTGAAAGTGTGCCAAAGAATTTGGGTCATTGTCAGGGCAAAAGCTCAAG atCTCCTGGTATTGAGAAAGATGTGGATCCAGCAGTGCTGTCAGCTTCAGTTATCTGTGACGTTTTTGGGGACACCAAGAGTGATGAAAAAGCAGAGGATGGAGGTCATAATCAGATTGACAAAGTGGAGAAT AGATTACCTGTGGACAAAAAATGTTATGCCAATGTTGCACCTGATGAAAATGCGACATATGAGTCTCAAGCAGAACATGCCGAGTCTAAGCTCAAGGTCAAGGATGTTGATGCGGCGGAGAGGTTCCCACTGGTGTTTGAGATTCCTTCTCGCCCTCACTCTGTTTGCGCAGATGAG ATGGCAACATTCAACATCTCCAATATAATTGGCGTTGACCCCAAACCATTTGATCCCAGTACATATGTTGAAGAGAACTATTATGTGACCGACACATCTGGAACTAAACGGCATCTACCCTTCACCAACATAATCCGATGGAGACAAGTCATTGGTCCTGATGGAAAAATATCT CTTGAAAGCAATGCTCGCTTTGTTACATGGTCGGATGGGAGTTTACAGTTGCTTATTGGGAATGAAAGTTTTGACGTGTCTGAGCAGGCTGTAGAGGACATTCAGTCACATCTTTTTATCAAGCTCAACCATGAAAAG GGAATTTACCAGTCTCAGGGCAGAATCTCAAGAAATATGAGGTTTATGCCTTCATCCTTATCATCGAATTCCCACCACGTCTTGACTGCTATGGTTAATTCCCGAAATAAAAAGTTCAACAAAGTCAAGCAGTACGTTACTGACGTGGACCCAGAGTTTTTAGCGGAAGAACAAATGAGG GTTGAAAAGCAAATGATGAAATCTGATAAACAACTTaaaggaaagaagaagaaaacagCAAAGAAGTACACAGCTAAGGGTCACAAGGGGAAAGGACTTGCACCTGAATATCTGGAGGATGCAATTGACAAG AATCATTATGAGTCTGAACTCTCTGATGACCTGCACCATTTTGGGTTGGACCAAGAGAAGGAAGCTGCAGCAGAGAAGCGCCTATTTATCGCAAAAAAG AAATTCGTTGAGGGGCCAAATGATCCTGCAAGGGAAAATGCAGAGTTAAAAGATGGACTTAAAGGAAGAAAGGCTGAAGGTTCCATATCGCATGAAATGATCAAAGAAGTTCAGGAAGAACATgaagaaatctttgaagattcaGAAGATGATGCTACG
- the LOC140956512 gene encoding protein EARLY FLOWERING 5-like isoform X2: MVKTTKGGKTMNPTDAYRKEIRKKELKRNKKERKKVREVGILKKDPESLREQIQNLEAMKADGALDKARKHKKRQLEDTLNLVIKKRKEYEDKAKEKGEATVMFSHLGPVRRRTTAEDEERVNHPRPEDSVYYHPTLNPSGAPPPGKPPMFKSSIGPRIPLAEASESNTISSSKPESEDAALSAPTFPSPPPPLPISDLDSGDGSVVPAGLPLPPPPPMPPKPANTDVTTILPPPPLPPPPPPGPPPKELLAVRPPFPPPPPNHQSFQPPPPGTFGSEKPAKSEDSATGNSNQPTVLPPPPPLPGLSSKSGNNQPGESVTKATSEGKDFLNMVPPPPSIRQQPLVPGAPMQPNLQPDVPPPGILRFPPPPPPNGMRPPLSTPGLAGQPVPPGVLVPLLPMPPFGPPPGPPLMMRPPLPPGPPPIAQDDFVARMPAPQKPSYVKSAASTVVKKPLAQHTPELTAMVPASVRVRRESALPKPKSKSSAVLPTNRPIASPSTKQESISSSSATKPQSIDDSYTAFLEDMKALGALDS, encoded by the exons ATGGTGAAGACAACTAAGGGTGGAAAAACCATGAATCCAACCGATGCTTATCGGAAAGAGATTCGTAAAAAGGAATTGAAGCGG AATAAAAAGGAAAGGAAGAAGGTGCGGGAAGTTGGGATCTTAAAGAAGGATCCAGAGTCGCTGAGAGAGCAAATTCAAAATCTGGAAGCGATGA AAGCAGATGGAGCCTTGGACAAAGCTAGAAAGCACAAAAAGCGGCAACTTGAGGATACACTGAATCTTGTGATCAAGAAGAGGAAG GAATACGAAGATAAAGCAAAGGAAAAAGGTGAAGCAACTGTCATGTTCAG CCATTTGGGACCTGTTAGAAGGCGAACTACTGCAGAGGATGAAGAAAGGGTCAATCATCCCAGACCTGAA GACTCTGTATATTATCACCCTACTCTAAATCCTTCTGGAGCTCCTCCACCTGGGAAACCACCAATGTTTAAGTCCTCCATAG GACCCAGGATCCCTTTAGCAGAAGCTTCAGAAAGTAATACTATATCTTCATCAAAGCCCGAGTCAGAGGATGCCGCTTTATCAGCCCCGACTTTTCCATCTCCACCACCTCCTTTGCCTATTTCCGACTTAGATTCTGGAGATGGTTCTGTTGTTCCTGCAGGTTTGCCTTTGCCACCGCCACCCCCCATGCCTCCAAAGCCTGCAAATACAGATGTTACCACGATATTGCCTCCACCACCGTTGCCTCCGCCGCCTCCTCCTGGTCCACCTCCAAAAGAACTGCTTGCTGTTCGTCCTCCTTTTCCTCCTCCCCCACCCAATCACCAATCTTTTCAACCACCTCCTCCTGGTACTTTTGGAAGTGAGAAGCCGGCAAAATCAGAAGATTCAGCCACCGGGAATTCAAATCAG CCTACTGTTCTTCCTCCACCACCTCCACTACCAGGGCTGTCTTCAAAGTCTGGAAATAATCAACCGGGTGAATCTGTAACAAAAGCTACTTCCGAGGGCAAAGATTTTCTAAACATGGTTCCTCCCCCGCCATCAATAAGGCAACAACCATTAGTGCCTGGAGCTCCCATGCAGCCAAATTTGCAGCCTGATGTACCACCTCCAGGAATTTTGCGCTTTCCGCCGCCGCCGCCCCCAAATGGCATGCGCCCTCCTCTGTCCACCCCAGGACTTGCCGGACAACCTGTTCCACCCGGAGTCTTGGTGCCATTGTTACCAATGCCACCTTTTGGACCTCCTCCTGGTCCTCCACTAATGATGCGACCACCACTTCCACCTGGCCCACCTCCCATTGCGCAAGATGATTTTGTTGCTAGAATGCCTGCTCCCCAGAAGCCATCTTATGTTAAATCTGCTGCTTCAACTGTTGTAAAGAAGCCTCTGGCACAGCATACCCCTGAGCTTACAGCTATG gtTCCTGCCTCTGTACGCGTCAGGAGAGAGTCTGCGCTCCCAAAACCGAAGTCAAAATCATCAGCTGTTTTACCCACTAACCGGCCTATAGCATCACCCAGCACAAAACAAGAATCCATTTCATCCTCTTCTGCAACAAAGCCCCAAAGTATTGATGACTCATACACTGCATTCTTAGAGGACATGAAAGCCCTTGGTGCACTTGATAGTTGA
- the LOC140956512 gene encoding protein EARLY FLOWERING 5-like isoform X3, with protein sequence MFSHLGPVRRRTTAEDEERVNHPRPEDSVYYHPTLNPSGAPPPGKPPMFKSSIGPRIPLAEASESNTISSSKPESEDAALSAPTFPSPPPPLPISDLDSGDGSVVPAGLPLPPPPPMPPKPANTDVTTILPPPPLPPPPPPGPPPKELLAVRPPFPPPPPNHQSFQPPPPGTFGSEKPAKSEDSATGNSNQKPTVLPPPPPLPGLSSKSGNNQPGESVTKATSEGKDFLNMVPPPPSIRQQPLVPGAPMQPNLQPDVPPPGILRFPPPPPPNGMRPPLSTPGLAGQPVPPGVLVPLLPMPPFGPPPGPPLMMRPPLPPGPPPIAQDDFVARMPAPQKPSYVKSAASTVVKKPLAQHTPELTAMVPASVRVRRESALPKPKSKSSAVLPTNRPIASPSTKQESISSSSATKPQSIDDSYTAFLEDMKALGALDS encoded by the exons ATGTTCAG CCATTTGGGACCTGTTAGAAGGCGAACTACTGCAGAGGATGAAGAAAGGGTCAATCATCCCAGACCTGAA GACTCTGTATATTATCACCCTACTCTAAATCCTTCTGGAGCTCCTCCACCTGGGAAACCACCAATGTTTAAGTCCTCCATAG GACCCAGGATCCCTTTAGCAGAAGCTTCAGAAAGTAATACTATATCTTCATCAAAGCCCGAGTCAGAGGATGCCGCTTTATCAGCCCCGACTTTTCCATCTCCACCACCTCCTTTGCCTATTTCCGACTTAGATTCTGGAGATGGTTCTGTTGTTCCTGCAGGTTTGCCTTTGCCACCGCCACCCCCCATGCCTCCAAAGCCTGCAAATACAGATGTTACCACGATATTGCCTCCACCACCGTTGCCTCCGCCGCCTCCTCCTGGTCCACCTCCAAAAGAACTGCTTGCTGTTCGTCCTCCTTTTCCTCCTCCCCCACCCAATCACCAATCTTTTCAACCACCTCCTCCTGGTACTTTTGGAAGTGAGAAGCCGGCAAAATCAGAAGATTCAGCCACCGGGAATTCAAATCAG AAGCCTACTGTTCTTCCTCCACCACCTCCACTACCAGGGCTGTCTTCAAAGTCTGGAAATAATCAACCGGGTGAATCTGTAACAAAAGCTACTTCCGAGGGCAAAGATTTTCTAAACATGGTTCCTCCCCCGCCATCAATAAGGCAACAACCATTAGTGCCTGGAGCTCCCATGCAGCCAAATTTGCAGCCTGATGTACCACCTCCAGGAATTTTGCGCTTTCCGCCGCCGCCGCCCCCAAATGGCATGCGCCCTCCTCTGTCCACCCCAGGACTTGCCGGACAACCTGTTCCACCCGGAGTCTTGGTGCCATTGTTACCAATGCCACCTTTTGGACCTCCTCCTGGTCCTCCACTAATGATGCGACCACCACTTCCACCTGGCCCACCTCCCATTGCGCAAGATGATTTTGTTGCTAGAATGCCTGCTCCCCAGAAGCCATCTTATGTTAAATCTGCTGCTTCAACTGTTGTAAAGAAGCCTCTGGCACAGCATACCCCTGAGCTTACAGCTATG gtTCCTGCCTCTGTACGCGTCAGGAGAGAGTCTGCGCTCCCAAAACCGAAGTCAAAATCATCAGCTGTTTTACCCACTAACCGGCCTATAGCATCACCCAGCACAAAACAAGAATCCATTTCATCCTCTTCTGCAACAAAGCCCCAAAGTATTGATGACTCATACACTGCATTCTTAGAGGACATGAAAGCCCTTGGTGCACTTGATAGTTGA
- the LOC140956515 gene encoding protein SPIRAL1-like 3, translated as MGRGVSSGGGQSSLGYLFGDGGAPAPNSTTSTVEAPPQNQAPVACQAIPEKAPSVSDKQIPAGIQGRQTNNYLRADGQNTGNFLTDRPSTKVQAAPGGGSSLGYLFGGGSK; from the exons ATGGGTCGAGGAGTTAGCAGTGGTGGGGGTCAGAGTTCTTTGGGGTACCTTTTTGGAGATGGTGGAGCCCCTGCCCCAAATTCTACCACAAGCACCGTGGAAGCTCCTCCTCAGAATCAGGCTCCAGTGGCTTGTCAGGCGATACCAGAGAAGGCTCCTTCTGTTTCTGATAAGCAAATTCCAGCTGGCATCCAGGGAAGACAAACGAACAACTATCTCCGAGCCGATGGCCAAAACACTGGCAACTTCCTCACT GACCGGCCTTCTACTAAAGTCCAGGCTGCCCCAGGCGGTGGATCTTCCCTTGGATACCTTTTTGGCGGCGGCTCCAAATAA